The following are encoded together in the Bos mutus isolate GX-2022 chromosome 3, NWIPB_WYAK_1.1, whole genome shotgun sequence genome:
- the GJB4 gene encoding gap junction beta-4 protein, producing the protein MNWAFLRDVLSGVNKYSTALGRIWLSVVFIFRVLVYVVAAEEVWDDEQKDFICNTKQPGCPNVCYDQFFPVSHVRLWALQLILVTCPSLLVVMHVAYRQERERKHRRKHGPHAPSLYDNPDKKRGGLWWTYLLSLLFKAAVDVSFLYIFHRLYKDYDMPRVVACSESPCPNTVDCYISRPTEKKIFTYFMVATAVLCILLNLGEVSYLVGKRCLEILGPRPRGSRRRARLLEACPPYALSPGEHPQDGNSVLMKAEMTTVDAAGFP; encoded by the coding sequence ATGAATTGGGCGTTCCTGAGGGACGTGCTGAGCGGGGTCAACAAGTACTCCACAGCGCTGGGCCGCATCTGGCTGTCCGTGGTCTTCATCTTCCGCGTGCTGGTCTACGTGGTGGCGGCCGAGGAGGTGTGGGACGACGAGCAGAAGGACTTCATCTGCAACACCAAGCAGCCAGGCTGCCCCAACGTCTGCTATGACCAATTCTTCCCCGTGTCTCACGTGCGCCTCTGGGCCCTGCAGCTCATCCTGGTCACGTGCCCCTCACTCCTCGTGGTCATGCACGTGGCCTACCGCCAGGAGCGGGAGCGGAAGCACCGCCGGAAGCACGGGCCCCACGCGCCCTCCCTGTATGACAACCCAGACAAGAAGCGGGGTGGGCTCTGGTGGACCTACCTGCTGAGCCTCCTCTTCAAGGCAGCTGTTGACGTGAGCTTCCTCTACATCTTCCATCGCCTCTATAAGGACTATGACATGCCGCGGGTGGTGGCCTGCTCCGAGTCGCCCTGCCCCAACACCGTGGACTGCTACATCTCCCGGCCCACAGAGAAGAAGATCTTCACCTACTTCATGGTGGCCACGGCTGTCCTCTGCATCCTCCTCAACCTCGGTGAGGTCTCCTACCTGGTGGGCAAGAGATGCCTGGAGATCCTTGGCCCCAGACCCCGGGGGTCTCGGCGCCGGGCTCGCCTGCTGGAGGCGTGTCCACCATATGCCCTCTCCCCGGGGGAGCACCCCCAAGATGGGAACTCTGTCCTAATGAAGGCTGAAATGACCACGGTTGATGCAGCTGGGTTTCCATAA
- the GJB5 gene encoding gap junction beta-5 protein translates to MNWGIFEGLLSGANKYSTAFGRVWLSLVFIFRVLVYLVTAERVWSDDHKDFDCDTRQPGCSNVCFDEFFPVSHVRLWALQLILVTCPSLLVVMHVAYRQAREKKHQEAIGKDGGRLYLDPGKKRGGLWWTYVCSLVFKAGVDATFLYVFHSIYPRYTLPRVVKCQVAPCPNVVDCFISKPEEKNIFTLFMVITALVCIILNLVELAYLVSKRCRECLEARKARSESLDHRLDWVTSSSKQGDLLSGDLIFLDSDVPPPLLPDHPQDHVKKTML, encoded by the coding sequence ATGAACTGGGGGATCTTCGAGGGGCTCCTGAGCGGGGCCAACAAGTACTCCACAGCCTTCGGGCGTGTCTGGCTGTCCCTGGTCTTCATCTTCCGCGTGCTGGTGTACCTGGTGACAGCCGAGCGAGTGTGGAGCGATGACCACAAGGACTTCGACTGCGACACTCGCCAGCCGGGCTGCTCCAACGTGTGCTTCGACGAGTTCTTCCCCGTATCCCACGTGCGCCTCTGGGCCCTGCAGCTCATCCTGGTCACGTGCCCCTCGCTGCTTGTGGTCATGCACGTGGCCTACCGCCAGGCCCGGGAGAAGAAGCACCAAGAGGCCATTGGGAAGGACGGCGGGCGCCTCTACCTGGACCCCGGTAAGAAGCGGGGAGGGCTCTGGTGGACATACGTCTGCAGCCTGGTGTTCAAGGCCGGTGTGGATGCCACCTTCCTCTACGTGTTCCACTCCATCTACCCCAGATACACCCTCCCCCGAGTGGTCAAGTGCCAAGTGGCCCCGTGTCCCAACGTGGTGGACTGCTTCATCTCCAAGCCCGAGGAAAAGAACATCTTCACTCTCTTCATGGTGATCACGGCCCTCGTCTGCATCATCCTCAACCTGGTGGAGCTGGCCTACCTGGTGAGCAAGAGATGCCGGGAGTGCCTGGAGGCCAGGAAAGCCCGGTCTGAGAGCCTGGACCACCGCCTGGACTGGGTCACCTCTTCTTCCAAACAGGGCGATCTCCTCTCAGGCGACCTCATCTTTCTGGACTCAGATGTTCCCCCTCCACTCTTACCAGACCACCCTCAAGACCACGTGAAGAAAACCATGCTGTGA